One region of Mycolicibacterium insubricum genomic DNA includes:
- a CDS encoding DUF2237 family protein has product MSERNVLGGPLQPCGTDPMTGFYRDGCCSSGAEDIGLHTICAMVTAEFLEHQRGIGNDLSTPMPAYRFPGLVPGDRWCVTARNWLRAHLDGAAAPVVLACTHERTLEVVDLEVLRRYAVDVPDDIADL; this is encoded by the coding sequence ATGTCCGAGCGCAACGTGCTGGGCGGTCCGCTGCAACCCTGCGGCACCGACCCCATGACCGGCTTCTACCGCGACGGATGCTGTTCCAGCGGAGCCGAAGACATCGGCCTGCACACCATTTGCGCGATGGTGACGGCCGAGTTCCTGGAGCACCAACGCGGCATCGGCAACGATCTGTCCACCCCGATGCCGGCCTACCGCTTCCCCGGCCTCGTCCCCGGCGACCGCTGGTGCGTCACGGCGCGCAACTGGTTGCGCGCCCATCTCGACGGGGCAGCCGCCCCGGTGGTGCTGGCGTGCACACACGAACGCACGCTCGAGGTGGTCGACTTGGAGGTGCTGCGCCGGTACGCCGTGGACGTGCCCGACGACATCGCCGACCTCTGA
- a CDS encoding ATP-binding protein has protein sequence MSADLEIDKLTATVADYPDVVELRLRLIRLLADRGRHADALAQAAEGLRITPDNAEIRAEVNRLAAALGSPAAGSPPAEPPQAVETPSEDGGFDWDRAESEVTDIVGPQYVGDPAPEPARPAPRTATRMSDVAGMDGVKAAIEMSFIGPLRNPELARAYGTGAGGGLLLYGPPGCGKTFLASAITGELGARFYPVGVPDIVDMVSGTTEAALQDLFTTARDTAPAVIFFDEIDAIGQKRSQLRGANVLRQLVTRLLTELENPSNDGVFVIGATNHPWDLDPALRRPGRFDRMLFVSPPDEPARAALIRAHLAGRPIEGIDLDAMVATTAGFSGADVALLCRAAAQRAMADAVAAGEPRCITMDDVRKVLKTLSPSTGPWFSMARNVVEFSNSDGAFDELAAYLQKRRRG, from the coding sequence ATGAGCGCTGATCTCGAGATCGACAAGCTCACCGCGACGGTCGCCGACTACCCCGACGTCGTCGAGTTGCGGCTGCGGCTGATCCGGTTGCTGGCCGACCGGGGCCGGCACGCCGACGCGCTGGCCCAGGCCGCCGAGGGACTGCGGATCACACCGGACAACGCCGAGATCCGTGCCGAGGTCAACCGGCTGGCCGCCGCGCTCGGCTCCCCGGCGGCCGGCTCCCCGCCGGCAGAGCCCCCGCAGGCAGTCGAAACTCCCAGCGAGGACGGCGGATTCGACTGGGACCGCGCCGAATCCGAGGTCACCGACATCGTCGGCCCGCAGTACGTCGGCGACCCGGCACCCGAGCCGGCCCGCCCCGCCCCGCGCACCGCGACCCGGATGTCCGACGTGGCCGGGATGGACGGGGTCAAGGCCGCGATCGAGATGTCGTTCATCGGGCCGCTGCGCAATCCGGAGCTGGCCCGCGCCTACGGCACCGGGGCCGGCGGCGGGCTGCTGCTCTACGGCCCGCCCGGCTGCGGCAAGACGTTCCTGGCCTCGGCGATCACCGGGGAGCTCGGTGCCCGGTTCTACCCGGTCGGGGTGCCCGACATCGTGGACATGGTCAGCGGCACCACCGAGGCGGCGCTGCAGGATCTGTTCACCACCGCGCGCGACACCGCACCGGCGGTGATCTTCTTCGACGAGATCGACGCGATCGGCCAGAAGCGCTCCCAGCTGCGCGGCGCCAACGTGCTGCGGCAACTGGTCACCCGGTTGCTCACCGAGCTGGAAAACCCGAGCAACGACGGGGTGTTCGTCATCGGCGCCACCAATCACCCGTGGGATCTCGATCCCGCGCTGCGACGGCCGGGGCGGTTCGACCGGATGCTGTTCGTGTCGCCGCCCGACGAGCCGGCGCGTGCCGCGCTTATCCGCGCGCACCTGGCGGGCCGGCCGATCGAGGGCATCGATCTCGATGCGATGGTCGCCACCACCGCCGGCTTCTCGGGCGCCGACGTCGCACTGCTCTGCCGGGCGGCGGCCCAGCGCGCCATGGCCGACGCGGTGGCCGCCGGGGAACCACGCTGCATCACCATGGACGACGTGCGCAAGGTGCTGAAGACGCTTTCCCCCAGTACCGGCCCGTGGTTCTCGATGGCCCGCAACGTCGTCGAATTCTCCAACAGCGACGGGGCTTTCGACGAACTCGCCGCCTACCTGCAGAAGCGCCGCCGGGGCTGA
- a CDS encoding tetratricopeptide repeat protein: MDTGAVLARAQLLADLGRHDEAAQALRDGLAEEPDDPDLLAGLANLSLQTGDPVTAYRCATAALDNDPDDRAALRVLARLNLLIDDVDDAVEIARRVVELDPADPSAHALLATCLSQGSAFGANKRETLAALERVADLAPDDPDLLLQAALVAERVTERDLAKRLVTAGLAVDPAHVELATTNARLQDFTVGKAEALTRVLADDPTHRQARHALSEVVWGTLSRLASGVWIYAVAVMLLSAWLSPGVMRHLTPILTAPLLIHWTRLFIRLRRVLPRGYLSKRLWRNPFAAAGVLLAGFAVLLATFAPVFMRLAWDSDGVRGAYWMLVVAVLVAGLAHFLLTLGRIRRGGDTDLATHLADQEGYWAVWLLGLGVPIGIGWALSMFARQPGALWFALMVLPIVMAVLCVEVAVKIWRLPNSRRYQLVTSGFTVLFVAGCGWLFTVCAGHVAGTHFVYTVRPLSPENFPRPTFTVPTFHFDPSLRPSSPPTPGG; encoded by the coding sequence TTGGACACCGGGGCGGTTCTGGCGCGCGCCCAGCTGCTCGCGGATCTGGGCCGACACGACGAGGCCGCCCAAGCGCTGCGCGACGGACTGGCCGAGGAACCCGATGACCCCGACCTGTTGGCCGGACTGGCGAATCTGTCGCTGCAGACCGGCGATCCTGTCACCGCCTACCGGTGCGCGACGGCGGCGCTGGACAACGACCCGGACGACCGCGCTGCGCTGCGGGTGCTGGCCCGGCTGAATCTGCTCATCGACGATGTCGACGATGCCGTCGAGATCGCCCGCCGGGTGGTCGAGCTCGACCCTGCCGACCCGTCGGCGCACGCCCTGCTGGCCACCTGCCTTTCGCAGGGCAGCGCCTTCGGCGCCAACAAGCGCGAGACGCTCGCCGCACTGGAGCGGGTCGCCGATCTCGCCCCCGACGACCCGGACCTGCTGTTGCAGGCGGCATTGGTCGCCGAGCGGGTGACAGAGAGGGACCTGGCCAAACGGCTGGTGACCGCCGGGCTGGCGGTGGACCCGGCGCACGTGGAGTTGGCGACGACCAACGCGCGGCTGCAGGACTTCACCGTCGGCAAGGCCGAGGCGCTGACCCGGGTGCTGGCCGACGATCCCACCCACCGGCAGGCTCGCCACGCCCTGTCGGAGGTCGTGTGGGGGACGCTGAGCCGACTCGCCAGCGGCGTGTGGATCTACGCGGTGGCGGTGATGCTGCTGTCGGCCTGGCTGTCGCCGGGCGTGATGCGGCACCTCACACCGATCCTGACGGCGCCGTTGCTGATCCACTGGACCCGGCTGTTCATCCGGCTGCGCCGGGTATTGCCGCGCGGCTACCTGTCGAAACGGTTGTGGCGTAATCCGTTTGCGGCCGCCGGGGTGCTACTGGCGGGGTTTGCGGTGTTGCTGGCCACCTTTGCGCCGGTGTTCATGCGGCTGGCCTGGGACAGCGACGGGGTCCGCGGTGCCTACTGGATGCTGGTGGTGGCGGTTCTGGTCGCCGGGCTGGCGCATTTCCTGTTGACGCTGGGCCGGATCCGCCGCGGCGGCGACACCGACTTGGCCACGCATCTGGCCGACCAGGAGGGTTACTGGGCGGTCTGGCTGCTGGGACTCGGGGTGCCGATCGGCATCGGGTGGGCGTTGTCGATGTTCGCCCGCCAGCCCGGTGCACTGTGGTTCGCGCTGATGGTGCTGCCGATCGTGATGGCCGTGCTGTGTGTCGAGGTGGCCGTCAAGATCTGGCGGCTGCCGAACTCGCGGCGCTACCAACTGGTTACCTCAGGGTTCACCGTGCTGTTCGTCGCCGGGTGCGGTTGGCTGTTCACGGTGTGCGCCGGTCATGTGGCCGGTACCCATTTCGTCTACACCGTCCGGCCGTTGTCCCCGGAGAACTTCCCGCGCCCGACGTTCACCGTGCCGACGTTCCACTTTGATCCGTCGTTGCGGCCCTCGAGCCCCCCGACTCCGGGCGGCTGA
- the argH gene encoding argininosuccinate lyase has translation MTTNEGSLWGGRFAEGPSDALAALSKSTHFDWLLAPYDIAASKAHAVVLHDAGLLSDSQRDGLLAGLDSLGSDLADGSFEPLSTDEDVHGALERGLIDRVGPELGGRLRAGRSRNDQVATLFRMWLRDAVRRVADGVLEVVGALASQAAAHPDAVMPGKTHLQSAQPVLLAHHLLAHAQPLLRDVDRIADFDDRTAVSPYGSGALAGSSLGLDPDAIAASLGFAAAADNSIDATASRDFAAEAAFIFAMIAVDLSRLAEDIILWSTTEFGYVKLHDSWSTGSSIMPQKKNPDIAELARGKSGRLIGNLTGLLATLKAQPLAYNRDLQEDKEPIFDSVAQLELLLPAMAGLVATLSFDEARMAALAPAGYTLATDIAEWMVRQGVPFRVAHEAAGAAVKLAEGRGVGLDELTDAEFAEIDTALTPAVREVLTVDGSVRSRNARGGTAPERVAEQLVVVFDAIRELRIRLER, from the coding sequence ATGACCACCAACGAAGGCTCACTGTGGGGCGGCCGGTTCGCCGAGGGGCCGTCGGACGCGCTTGCCGCGCTGAGCAAGTCGACGCACTTCGACTGGCTGCTGGCGCCGTATGACATCGCCGCGTCCAAGGCGCACGCCGTCGTGCTGCACGACGCCGGGCTGCTGTCGGACTCCCAGCGCGACGGGCTGCTGGCCGGCCTGGACAGCCTCGGCTCCGACCTCGCCGACGGCAGCTTCGAGCCGCTGTCCACCGACGAGGACGTGCACGGCGCGCTGGAACGCGGCCTGATCGACCGGGTGGGGCCGGAACTCGGCGGCCGGCTGCGCGCGGGGCGTTCCCGCAACGACCAGGTCGCGACCCTGTTCCGGATGTGGCTGCGTGATGCCGTCCGCCGGGTCGCCGACGGGGTCCTGGAGGTGGTCGGTGCCCTGGCTTCTCAAGCCGCCGCGCACCCGGACGCCGTCATGCCCGGCAAAACGCACCTGCAGTCCGCACAGCCGGTGCTGCTGGCGCATCACCTGCTGGCCCACGCCCAGCCGCTGCTGCGCGACGTCGACCGCATCGCCGACTTCGACGACCGGACGGCGGTGTCCCCGTACGGATCCGGGGCACTGGCCGGTTCCTCGCTGGGTCTGGATCCCGACGCCATCGCCGCCAGCCTCGGTTTCGCCGCGGCGGCCGACAACTCCATCGACGCCACCGCATCCCGCGATTTCGCCGCGGAGGCGGCGTTCATCTTCGCGATGATCGCCGTCGACCTGTCCCGGCTGGCCGAGGACATCATCCTGTGGAGCACAACGGAGTTCGGCTACGTCAAGCTGCACGACTCGTGGTCCACCGGCAGCTCGATCATGCCGCAGAAGAAGAACCCCGACATCGCCGAACTGGCCCGCGGCAAGTCCGGCCGGCTGATCGGCAACCTCACCGGCCTGCTGGCCACTCTCAAGGCGCAACCGCTGGCCTACAACCGGGACCTGCAGGAGGACAAGGAACCGATCTTCGACTCGGTGGCCCAGCTGGAACTGCTGCTGCCGGCAATGGCCGGGCTGGTCGCCACGCTGAGTTTCGACGAGGCGAGGATGGCGGCGCTGGCGCCGGCCGGCTACACGTTGGCCACCGACATCGCCGAATGGATGGTGCGCCAAGGTGTTCCGTTCCGCGTCGCGCACGAGGCCGCCGGTGCGGCCGTCAAGCTCGCCGAGGGCCGCGGGGTCGGGCTCGATGAGCTCACCGACGCCGAGTTCGCCGAGATCGACACCGCGCTGACGCCGGCCGTGCGCGAGGTGCTGACCGTCGACGGCTCGGTGCGCTCCCGCAACGCCCGCGGAGGCACCGCCCCCGAGCGGGTCGCCGAACAGCTGGTCGTCGTCTTCGATGCGATCCGGGAGCTGCGCATCCGGCTGGAGCGCTGA
- a CDS encoding argininosuccinate synthase gives MSERVILAYSGGLDTSVAISWIGKETGREVVAVAIDLGQGGEDMEVVRQRALDCGAVEAVVVDARDEFAEEYCLPTILSNALYMDRYPLVSAISRPLIVKHLVAAAREHDGGIVAHGCTGKGNDQVRFEVGFASLAPDLDVLAPVRDYAWTREKAIAFAEENAIPINVTKRSPFSIDQNVWGRAVETGFLEHLWNAPTKDVYDYTQDPTLNWNTPDEVIISFSRGVPVAIDGRRVSVLEAIVELNRRAGEQGVGRLDVVEDRLVGIKSREIYEAPGAMVLITAHSELEHVTLERELGRFKRHTDQKWAELVYDGLWFSPLKRSLEAFVADTQQHVTGDIRLVLHGGHIAVNGRRSPESLYDFNLATYDEGDSFDQSSAKGFVHVHGLSSKISAQRDLRQL, from the coding sequence ATGTCCGAGCGCGTCATTCTGGCGTATTCCGGTGGTCTGGACACCTCGGTGGCCATCAGCTGGATCGGCAAGGAAACCGGCCGCGAGGTCGTCGCCGTCGCCATCGACCTCGGCCAGGGCGGTGAGGACATGGAGGTCGTGCGCCAGCGCGCCCTGGACTGCGGCGCGGTGGAGGCCGTCGTCGTCGACGCCCGCGACGAATTCGCCGAGGAATACTGCCTGCCCACCATCTTGTCCAACGCGCTCTACATGGACCGCTACCCGCTGGTGTCGGCGATCAGCCGGCCACTGATCGTCAAGCACCTGGTCGCCGCGGCCCGCGAGCACGACGGCGGCATCGTCGCGCACGGCTGCACCGGCAAGGGCAACGACCAGGTCCGGTTCGAGGTCGGATTCGCCTCGCTGGCACCGGATCTCGACGTGCTGGCCCCGGTCCGCGACTACGCCTGGACCCGGGAGAAGGCGATCGCGTTCGCCGAGGAGAACGCCATCCCGATCAACGTCACCAAGCGCTCGCCGTTCTCCATCGACCAGAACGTGTGGGGCCGCGCGGTGGAGACCGGCTTCCTGGAGCACCTGTGGAACGCCCCCACCAAGGACGTCTACGACTACACCCAGGACCCCACGCTGAACTGGAACACCCCCGATGAGGTGATCATCAGCTTCTCCCGCGGCGTCCCGGTGGCCATCGACGGTCGGCGGGTCAGCGTGCTGGAGGCCATCGTCGAACTCAACCGGCGCGCCGGGGAACAGGGTGTGGGCCGGCTCGACGTCGTCGAGGACCGCCTCGTCGGCATCAAGAGCCGCGAGATCTACGAAGCCCCCGGCGCCATGGTGCTGATCACCGCGCACTCCGAACTCGAGCACGTCACCCTGGAGCGCGAGCTGGGCCGGTTCAAACGCCACACCGACCAGAAGTGGGCCGAGCTGGTCTACGACGGCCTGTGGTTCTCCCCGCTCAAGCGCTCCCTGGAGGCGTTCGTCGCCGATACCCAGCAGCACGTCACCGGTGACATCCGGCTGGTGCTGCACGGCGGGCACATCGCCGTCAACGGTCGCCGCAGCCCCGAGTCGCTGTATGACTTCAACCTCGCCACCTACGACGAGGGCGACAGCTTCGACCAGTCCTCGGCGAAGGGCTTCGTGCACGTGCACGGGCTGAGCTCCAAGATCTCCGCCCAGCGGGACCTGCGGCAGCTGTAA
- a CDS encoding arginine repressor, with protein sequence MTTSKPEVATTRAGRQARIVALLSAQPVHSQTELATLLATEGIEVTQATLSRDLEELGAVKLRGADGGVGAYVVPEDGSPVRGVSGGTERLTRLLGELLVSTDASGNLAVLRTPPGAAHYLASAIDRAALPSVVGTVAGDDTILLVAREPMTGTELAGFIEDLR encoded by the coding sequence ATGACAACCTCCAAACCGGAGGTCGCCACCACCCGCGCCGGACGCCAGGCCCGCATCGTGGCGCTGCTTTCGGCGCAACCCGTGCACAGCCAGACCGAACTGGCCACCCTGCTGGCCACCGAGGGCATCGAGGTCACCCAGGCCACCCTGAGCCGCGACCTGGAGGAGCTCGGCGCGGTGAAACTACGCGGCGCCGACGGCGGCGTCGGCGCCTACGTGGTGCCTGAGGACGGCAGCCCGGTGCGCGGGGTGTCCGGCGGCACCGAGCGGCTGACCCGGCTGTTGGGCGAACTGCTGGTGTCCACCGACGCCAGCGGCAACCTCGCCGTGCTGCGCACCCCACCCGGTGCGGCACACTATCTGGCCAGCGCCATCGACCGGGCAGCGCTGCCCTCGGTGGTCGGCACCGTCGCCGGCGACGACACCATCCTGCTGGTGGCCCGCGAACCGATGACCGGCACCGAACTGGCCGGCTTCATCGAAGATCTGCGATAA
- the argF gene encoding ornithine carbamoyltransferase, protein MTIRHFLRDDDLSPAEQAEVLALAAELKAAPFSRRPLEGPRGVAVIFEKNSTRTRFSFEMGIAQLGGHAVVVDGRNTQLGREETLEDTGAVLSRYVDAIVWRTFTQDRLTAMASSATVPIVNALSDEFHPCQVLADLQTLAERKGALKGLRLTYLGDGANNMAHSLMLGGVTAALHVTVAAPPGFEPDPRFVAAAESRALATGGTVAVSSNPEAAVAGADVLVTDTWTSMGQENDGLDRVRPFRPFQLNSELLDRADSDVVVLHCLPAHRGHEITDEVIDGPHSAVFDEAENRLHAQKALLVWLLEQSR, encoded by the coding sequence ATGACCATCCGCCACTTTCTGCGCGACGACGACCTCAGCCCGGCCGAGCAGGCCGAGGTGCTGGCACTGGCAGCCGAGCTCAAGGCCGCGCCGTTCTCCCGTCGGCCCCTGGAGGGTCCGCGCGGCGTCGCGGTGATCTTCGAGAAGAACTCCACCCGAACCCGGTTCTCCTTCGAGATGGGCATCGCGCAATTGGGCGGGCACGCCGTCGTCGTCGACGGCCGCAACACCCAGCTGGGCCGCGAGGAGACGCTGGAGGACACCGGCGCGGTACTCAGCCGCTACGTCGACGCCATCGTCTGGCGCACCTTCACCCAGGACCGGCTGACCGCGATGGCCTCGTCGGCCACCGTGCCGATCGTCAACGCCCTGTCCGACGAGTTCCATCCCTGCCAGGTGCTGGCCGACCTGCAGACCCTGGCCGAACGCAAGGGCGCCCTCAAAGGGCTGCGGCTGACCTACCTCGGCGACGGCGCCAACAACATGGCGCATTCGCTGATGCTCGGCGGGGTGACCGCCGCCCTGCACGTCACCGTCGCCGCGCCACCCGGATTCGAACCCGACCCCCGGTTCGTCGCCGCCGCCGAGTCCCGGGCGCTGGCCACCGGCGGAACCGTCGCCGTCAGCTCCAATCCGGAGGCCGCCGTGGCCGGCGCGGACGTGCTGGTCACCGACACCTGGACCTCCATGGGCCAGGAGAACGACGGCCTGGACCGGGTCCGCCCGTTCCGGCCCTTCCAGCTCAACAGCGAACTGCTCGACCGCGCCGACTCCGACGTCGTTGTGCTGCACTGCCTCCCGGCGCACCGCGGCCACGAGATCACCGACGAGGTGATCGACGGCCCGCACAGCGCGGTGTTCGATGAGGCGGAGAACCGGCTGCACGCGCAGAAGGCGCTGCTGGTGTGGCTGCTGGAGCAATCCCGATGA
- a CDS encoding acetylornithine transaminase codes for MSNSELQQRWSDVMMNNYGTPPLALVSGEGAVVTDADGKTYVDFLAGIAVNVLGHRHPAVIEAVTAQLNTLGHASNLYATEPGIALAEVLVGQLGAPARVLFCNSGTEANEAAFKITRLTGRTKIVAAEGAFHGRTMGSLALTGQPAKRAPFEPLPGEVTFVPYGDADALAAAVTDETAAVFLEPIMGEGGVVTPPADYLVRAREITAAHGTLLALDEVQTGIGRTGTFYAHQHDGITPDLITLAKGLGGGLPIGACLAVGDAADLLQPGMHGSTFGGNPVCTAAGLAVVRTLAADDLVHRADVAGKTLASGIEAIGHPLVDHVRGRGLLLGVVLREPAAKNVETAARDAGFLVNAAAPEVVRLAPPLIITDEQVDVFLTALPTILDTAQETA; via the coding sequence ATGAGTAACTCCGAGCTGCAACAGCGTTGGTCCGACGTCATGATGAACAACTACGGCACACCGCCGCTGGCTTTGGTCAGCGGCGAGGGTGCGGTGGTCACCGACGCCGACGGCAAGACCTACGTGGACTTCCTGGCCGGCATCGCCGTCAACGTCCTGGGTCATCGCCACCCGGCGGTCATCGAGGCGGTCACCGCGCAGCTGAACACGCTGGGCCACGCCTCGAATCTGTATGCCACCGAGCCGGGCATCGCTCTGGCCGAGGTACTCGTCGGGCAGCTGGGTGCCCCGGCGCGGGTGCTGTTCTGCAACTCCGGCACCGAGGCGAACGAGGCGGCCTTCAAGATCACCCGGCTGACCGGGCGCACGAAGATCGTTGCCGCCGAAGGAGCGTTCCACGGGCGCACCATGGGCTCGCTGGCGCTGACCGGCCAGCCCGCCAAACGGGCACCGTTCGAACCGCTGCCCGGTGAGGTCACCTTCGTGCCCTACGGCGACGCCGACGCCCTGGCCGCCGCGGTCACCGACGAGACCGCCGCGGTGTTCCTGGAACCGATCATGGGGGAGGGCGGCGTCGTCACCCCGCCCGCCGACTATCTGGTCCGTGCCCGGGAGATCACCGCCGCGCACGGCACTCTGCTGGCCCTCGACGAGGTGCAGACCGGCATCGGCCGCACCGGCACCTTCTACGCCCACCAGCACGACGGCATCACCCCCGACCTGATCACCCTGGCCAAGGGCCTCGGCGGCGGCCTGCCGATCGGTGCCTGCCTGGCCGTCGGCGACGCCGCCGACCTGCTGCAACCCGGCATGCACGGCAGCACCTTCGGCGGCAACCCGGTCTGCACCGCGGCCGGACTGGCCGTGGTTCGGACCCTGGCCGCCGACGACCTGGTGCACCGCGCCGACGTCGCCGGCAAGACGCTGGCTTCTGGCATCGAGGCCATCGGGCACCCGCTGGTCGACCACGTCCGCGGCCGGGGCCTGCTGCTCGGCGTCGTGCTGCGCGAACCCGCCGCCAAGAACGTGGAAACCGCCGCCCGCGACGCCGGATTCCTGGTCAACGCCGCCGCTCCCGAGGTGGTGCGGCTGGCCCCGCCTCTGATCATCACCGACGAGCAGGTCGACGTCTTCCTGACCGCACTGCCCACCATCCTCGACACCGCGCAGGAGACCGCATGA
- the argB gene encoding acetylglutamate kinase, with product MTSSNLPTPVKAQVLATALPWLKQLHDKIVVVKYGGNAMTDETLKAAFAADMVFLRNCGIHPVVVHGGGPQISAMLKRLGIEGDFKGGFRVTTPEVLDVARMVLFGQVGRELVNLINAHGPYAVGITGEDAALFTAVRRSVRVDGVATDIGLVGDVDQVNPAAVLDLIGAGRIPVISTIAPDVDGVVHNINADTAAAAVAEALGAEKLLMLTDVEGLYTDWPDRGSLVSEIDTAALEQLLPRLESGMVPKIEACLRAVNGGVPSAHVIDGRVEHCVLVELFTDEGTGTKVVPPEGTAHE from the coding sequence ATGACCTCGTCCAATCTCCCCACCCCGGTCAAGGCCCAGGTGCTGGCCACCGCGCTGCCGTGGCTCAAACAGCTGCACGACAAGATCGTCGTCGTCAAATACGGCGGCAACGCCATGACCGACGAGACGCTCAAGGCCGCCTTCGCCGCCGACATGGTGTTCCTGCGCAACTGCGGCATCCACCCGGTGGTGGTGCACGGCGGCGGCCCGCAGATCTCCGCCATGCTGAAACGGCTCGGCATCGAAGGGGACTTCAAGGGCGGCTTCCGGGTTACCACCCCCGAGGTCCTCGACGTCGCCCGGATGGTGCTGTTCGGCCAGGTCGGCCGGGAGCTGGTCAACCTGATCAATGCGCACGGGCCGTACGCCGTCGGCATCACCGGAGAGGACGCCGCACTTTTCACCGCGGTGCGCCGCAGCGTCCGGGTCGACGGGGTGGCCACCGACATCGGCCTGGTCGGCGACGTCGACCAGGTCAACCCGGCCGCCGTCCTCGACCTCATCGGGGCGGGCCGGATCCCGGTCATCTCCACCATCGCCCCGGACGTCGACGGCGTGGTGCACAACATCAACGCCGACACCGCCGCCGCCGCGGTCGCCGAGGCGCTCGGCGCCGAGAAGCTGCTGATGCTCACCGACGTCGAGGGCCTCTACACCGACTGGCCCGACCGCGGCTCGCTGGTCTCCGAAATCGACACCGCCGCACTGGAACAATTGCTCCCGCGACTGGAATCCGGCATGGTACCCAAGATCGAGGCGTGCCTGCGCGCGGTCAACGGCGGGGTTCCCAGCGCGCACGTCATCGACGGCCGTGTCGAACACTGCGTACTGGTCGAGCTGTTCACCGACGAGGGAACCGGCACCAAAGTGGTGCCCCCGGAAGGCACCGCGCATGAGTAA
- the argJ gene encoding bifunctional glutamate N-acetyltransferase/amino-acid acetyltransferase ArgJ, producing the protein MNLENSTPTAHPAQRLLRSQGVTAPEGFRAAGIAAGIKASGKPDLALVFNEGPDYAAAGVFTRNQVKAAPVLWSQQVLGTGRLRTVILNSGGANACTGPGGFQDTHATAEAVAAALSHWGTETGAIEVAVCSTGLIGDRLPLAKVLAGVTEIVHEMAGGLHGGDDAARAIMTTDTVPKQVALHHAVSPDANWTVGGMAKGAGMLAPSLATMLVVLTTDAVADPGALDTALRRAAALTFDRLDVDGATSTNDTVLLLSSGASGIRPTQDDLDAAVFAVCDDLCAQMQADAEGVTKRVSITVAGAPGDDEALTAARIIGRDSLVKTALFGSDPNWGRVLAAVGMSPFPLEPDRITVSFNGFPVCVDGAGAPGARDVDLSGPDIAVLVDLQLGEGSATIRTTDLSHAYVEENSAYSS; encoded by the coding sequence GTGAACCTGGAGAACTCGACCCCCACCGCGCACCCCGCACAACGGCTGCTGCGCAGCCAGGGAGTCACCGCGCCCGAGGGCTTCCGGGCCGCCGGCATCGCCGCCGGCATCAAAGCCAGCGGCAAACCCGACCTGGCCCTGGTGTTCAACGAGGGCCCGGATTACGCCGCCGCCGGCGTCTTCACCCGCAACCAGGTCAAGGCCGCCCCGGTGCTGTGGTCGCAGCAGGTGCTCGGCACCGGCCGGCTGCGCACGGTCATCCTCAATTCCGGCGGCGCCAACGCCTGCACCGGACCCGGGGGATTCCAGGACACCCACGCCACCGCCGAGGCGGTCGCCGCGGCCCTGTCGCACTGGGGCACCGAAACCGGAGCCATCGAGGTCGCCGTCTGCTCGACCGGACTGATCGGCGACCGCCTGCCTCTTGCCAAGGTGCTCGCCGGGGTCACCGAGATCGTGCACGAGATGGCCGGCGGCCTGCACGGCGGCGACGACGCGGCCCGGGCCATCATGACCACCGACACCGTGCCGAAACAGGTTGCGCTGCACCACGCGGTCTCCCCGGACGCCAACTGGACCGTGGGCGGGATGGCCAAGGGGGCGGGCATGCTGGCACCGTCGCTGGCCACCATGCTGGTGGTGCTCACCACCGACGCCGTCGCCGACCCCGGCGCCCTGGACACCGCGCTGCGCCGGGCCGCCGCGCTGACCTTCGACCGGCTCGACGTCGACGGCGCCACCTCCACCAACGACACCGTGCTGCTGCTGTCCTCGGGAGCCAGCGGCATCCGCCCCACCCAGGACGACCTGGACGCCGCCGTGTTCGCGGTGTGCGACGACCTGTGCGCGCAGATGCAGGCCGACGCCGAGGGCGTCACCAAGCGGGTCAGCATCACCGTCGCCGGAGCCCCCGGCGACGACGAGGCGCTGACCGCCGCCCGGATCATCGGCCGCGACTCCCTCGTCAAGACCGCGCTGTTCGGATCCGACCCCAACTGGGGCCGGGTGCTCGCCGCCGTCGGGATGTCCCCGTTCCCGCTGGAGCCCGACCGGATCACCGTGTCGTTCAATGGATTCCCGGTATGCGTCGACGGCGCAGGAGCACCCGGTGCCCGCGACGTCGACCTGTCCGGCCCGGACATCGCGGTGCTCGTCGACCTGCAGCTCGGCGAGGGTTCGGCAACCATCCGCACCACCGACCTGTCGCACGCCTACGTCGAAGAGAACTCGGCCTATAGCTCATGA